The proteins below are encoded in one region of Hordeum vulgare subsp. vulgare chromosome 3H, MorexV3_pseudomolecules_assembly, whole genome shotgun sequence:
- the LOC123440428 gene encoding RING-H2 finger protein ATL74-like codes for MAAHTRSMSWYMGQTGSPAPSSADGAQRALSSGDASFDTNMVIILAALLFALLFALGLNSLARCLIRWARRSALEAGGAGGELDAASSASAGGRGGLKKLTLRSLPIEVYGACAAAPAGDVCAICLGEFEDGEKVRVLPRCGHEFHVRCVDTWLVSHGSCPTCRDSVLGGAAAPKAAAAAGRGGRPGSADAAAVTVVIA; via the coding sequence ATGGCCGCGCACACCCGGTCCATGAGCTGGTACATGGGCCAGACGGGCTCGCCGGCGCCGTCGAGCGCCGACGGAGCGCAGCGCGCCCTCAGCAGCGGCGACGCCAGCTTCGACACCAACATGGTGATCATCCTCGCGGCGCTGCTCTTCGCCCTGCTCTTCGCGCTCGGGCTCAACTCGCTGGCCCGGTGCCTCATCCGGTGGGCGCGGCGCTCGGCGCTGGAGGCCGGGGGCGCCGGCGGGGAGCTGGACGCGGCGTCGTCGGCGTCGGCGGGCGGGCGGGGCGGGCTCAAGAAGCTCACGCTCAGGAGCCTCCCCATCGAGGTGTACGGCGCGTGCGCGGCCGCGCCGGCGGGCGACGTCTGCGCCATCTGCCTCGGCGAGTTCGAGGACGGCGAGAAGGTGCGCGTGCTGCCGCGCTGCGGCCACGAGTTCCACGTCCGGTGCGTCGACACCTGGCTCGTCTCGCACGGCTCCTGCCCCACGTGCCGGGACTCGGTGCTCGGCGGCGCCGCCGCACccaaagccgccgccgccgccgggcgcGGTGGGCGCCCCGGGAGCGCCGACGCCGCGGCCGTCACGGTGGTCATCGCGTGA